The following are encoded in a window of Acidobacteriota bacterium genomic DNA:
- a CDS encoding dodecin family protein — protein MSDSVYKLVEVVGTSSESFAKAADRAVRKASSTLHNLDWFEVTEMRGRISDGAVAEYQVKLKVGFRLD, from the coding sequence ATGTCAGACAGCGTTTACAAGCTTGTGGAAGTCGTGGGCACCTCGTCCGAGTCGTTCGCAAAGGCGGCTGACCGGGCCGTCCGAAAAGCTTCGAGTACGCTCCACAACCTCGACTGGTTCGAGGTCACCGAAATGAGAGGAAGAATCAGCGACGGAGCAGTGGCCGAATACCAGGTCAAGCTCAAGGTCGGGTTCCGGCTCGATTGA
- a CDS encoding DUF4126 family protein, with protein MKILTLLTAFGLATGAGAKAFVPVLLLGLFHYTVWFDLSEDYLWIAHPVVISILAVLVIVELWVDAHPDLGGASAIVGYLSKFIAGFIAVAAVVGQLDPEITELAGSGLLGGVTAITVHGARNAIRRPMRESAEIAHESVGKIFSAGEAATAATISAAAILSPFAGLAAIALAIVSGVLLWRIGSRRSPCGACGAMIRSQALVCPSCGARTAW; from the coding sequence ATGAAGATACTGACACTGCTGACCGCATTCGGACTCGCCACAGGCGCCGGGGCAAAGGCGTTCGTGCCTGTCCTTCTGCTGGGGCTCTTCCACTACACGGTCTGGTTCGATCTTTCGGAGGACTACCTCTGGATCGCCCACCCGGTCGTGATCTCCATCCTCGCCGTCCTGGTCATCGTCGAGCTGTGGGTCGACGCTCATCCCGATCTCGGCGGCGCTTCCGCGATCGTCGGCTATCTGTCGAAATTCATCGCCGGGTTCATCGCGGTGGCTGCCGTCGTGGGACAGCTTGATCCGGAGATCACCGAGCTCGCGGGCTCGGGGCTTCTCGGAGGGGTGACGGCGATTACCGTTCACGGCGCCCGAAACGCGATCAGAAGACCGATGCGGGAATCAGCCGAGATCGCGCACGAATCGGTCGGGAAGATTTTTTCGGCCGGAGAGGCGGCGACCGCAGCCACGATCAGTGCGGCGGCCATCCTCTCCCCGTTCGCAGGACTCGCCGCAATTGCGCTCGCCATCGTGTCGGGGGTGCTCTTATGGCGCATTGGAAGCCGGCGAAGTCCGTGTGGCGCCTGCGGGGCCATGATCCGTTCTCAGGCGCTGGTCTGTCCCTCGTGCGGGGCGAGAACCGCGTGGTGA